TTGGTTCCCCGGCGCTGGCCGCGGGTGAGGACCCGGTTGCAGTAGCGGTCGGCGACTTCGATGGTGATCGCCTTCTTGATCTAGCCGTCGCTAGTGAGAACACCCACAGCGTCGCGGTTTTCGACGGCGACGGCTCGGGCACCTTCAGGGGCGGCCGCAAGTACCTCGTCGGGCGCCAGCCGCGAGCGGTGCTGGTGGCGGATTTCGACCAGGACGGCCACCTCGATCTGGCGGTGGCGAACTCCGCCAGCGACGACGTCGGTATTCTGGCCGGCGACGGCCACGGTGGTTTTGCCCAGCCCCTGCTGGTCGCTGTCGGTGCCGCCCCGACCGCGCTGGCGGCGGGCGACTTCAACGCCGACCAGCGCCCCGACCTGGCCGTGGCCAACTCGCTCGGCGACAGCGTCACCGCGCTCTTCGGCGATGGTCACGGCCGGTTTCCTACCAGCACCAACTACGCACTCGGGCTGCGGCCGACGTTTCTGCTGCCCGGTGATCTCAACCGCGACGGCCGCAGCGATCTCATCGCCGGCGGCGGCCGCAGCGATCGGGTGGCGGTGCTCCACGGCACGGCCCAAGGTCTCGCCAGCCCGGTGATGGGCAACCTGGGCACCAGCGTTCACCCGCTGGTCTCCGAAGACTTCAACGGCGATGGCCAGCTCGATCTGGTCGTGACTCGTGAAGCCACCGACGAAGTTGCGGTTCTGCTCGGCACCGGGCCCAACCGTTTCAGCGAGCAGATTACCTTTCCCGCCGGCCATCACCCCACCAGCGTGGCCGCCGGCGATTTCAACGGCGACAGCCGCCCCGATCTGGCGGTGGTCAATCGCGGCTCGCGTACGGTCACCATTCTACTCAACACCACCCCCAGCGGCAGCCCGGCACCGGCACCCGCGGCCCTCCCCAAGCGCACTGCCCCGCGTGACCCGTGGGACGTGCCGCCGCAGCTCAAGCGTGCCGAGTCGTGGGAGGCGCCGTCTTGAGCTCGCGGCAGTTGCACTCCGCGGCGCGATGTTGTTAAGCGCATCAGCATGTTGGCCTGTCTCGATCTCGAAGGGGTGCTGGTTCCTGAAATCTGGATCAACGTGGCGCAGCGCACCGCCATCGCCGAGTTGCGGCGCACCACGCGCGATGAGCCCGATTACGACAAGCTGATGCGGCGGCGGCTGGAGATTCTCGCCGAGCACGGCCTGCGCCTGGCGGATATCCAGCGCGTCATCGCCGGTATGCGCCCGCTCGACGGCGCGCTCGAGTTCCTCGACTGGCTGCGCCAGCGCTTTCAGGTGCTGATCTTGTCCGACACCTTCGACGAGTTCGCAGCGCCGCTGATGGCGCAGCTCGGTTACCCGACGTTGTTCTGCAATTCCCTGGTGGTTGACGATGACGGCCGCGTTCGCGACTACCGCATTCGGATTCGCGACGGCAAGCGCAAGGCGGTCATGGCGCTCAAGCTGCTCAACTTCGCGGTGATTGCCGCCGGGGATTCCTACAACGACACCAGCATGCTGGCGGAAGCCGACGCCGGCATCCTGTTTCGTCCGCCCGACAACGTCATTCGCGACTTCCCGCAGTTCCCGGTGACACAGACGTACGACGAGTTACGGGCGGCATTCTCGCGGGCCGCCGGCCTGCGCCAGTAGTCGCGCCCCTACTCGACCGCGTTATGCCGCGCGCAGGTGGAGAAGAAATGGCCGCTGGCTTTGACGATGCGTTGCTGCGTCGGGTAGTCGACGTAAACGATGCCGAAGCGTTTCGAGTAACCGAAGGCCCACTCGAAGTTATCCAGCAGTGACCAGCAAAAATAGCCCCGCAGCCGCGCGCCGC
This is a stretch of genomic DNA from Deltaproteobacteria bacterium. It encodes these proteins:
- the thrH gene encoding bifunctional phosphoserine phosphatase/homoserine phosphotransferase ThrH, with product MLACLDLEGVLVPEIWINVAQRTAIAELRRTTRDEPDYDKLMRRRLEILAEHGLRLADIQRVIAGMRPLDGALEFLDWLRQRFQVLILSDTFDEFAAPLMAQLGYPTLFCNSLVVDDDGRVRDYRIRIRDGKRKAVMALKLLNFAVIAAGDSYNDTSMLAEADAGILFRPPDNVIRDFPQFPVTQTYDELRAAFSRAAGLRQ